In Pseudovibrio brasiliensis, one DNA window encodes the following:
- a CDS encoding SHOCT domain-containing protein, translating to MFHQAGIHGFHFFPFPIVLILLLIIGFLIARSYGYFGGSSTTKATEPEQPRSSNSEALDILSRRFAKGEIDEEEYQKRSQVLRLNL from the coding sequence ATGTTTCATCAGGCTGGAATACACGGATTCCACTTCTTCCCGTTCCCAATCGTACTCATTCTTTTGCTCATAATCGGCTTTCTGATCGCTCGGTCCTATGGCTACTTTGGCGGTTCAAGCACAACAAAGGCTACCGAACCAGAGCAACCAAGATCGTCAAATTCCGAAGCACTGGACATCCTAAGTAGACGTTTCGCGAAGGGTGAAATTGATGAAGAGGAGTATCAAAAACGGTCTCAGGTCCTTCGTCTGAACCTGTAA
- a CDS encoding STAS/SEC14 domain-containing protein, which translates to MIKKLPESSENVLGFEVDGKVDITEELNLISQVEEVLDKHAKVSVLVILNEKAHWGIEAGYEDLKWAMTHAKSFHRIAIVSDRKIWEWLVAMDSPFAAMLGIGEKHFDMANLDKAWEWVKE; encoded by the coding sequence ATGATCAAAAAACTTCCTGAAAGTTCTGAGAATGTGCTCGGGTTTGAGGTCGATGGAAAAGTCGATATCACCGAGGAATTGAACCTGATTTCTCAGGTAGAAGAGGTGCTGGACAAGCATGCCAAGGTCAGCGTTCTGGTGATTTTGAATGAAAAAGCTCACTGGGGTATCGAGGCTGGATACGAAGATTTGAAGTGGGCGATGACCCATGCAAAGAGCTTTCACCGGATTGCAATTGTCTCTGATCGGAAGATTTGGGAGTGGCTTGTGGCGATGGATAGTCCATTCGCAGCGATGCTCGGCATAGGCGAAAAGCACTTCGATATGGCAAATCTGGACAAGGCTTGGGAGTGGGTGAAGGAGTGA
- a CDS encoding acyl-CoA thioesterase translates to MIETYRGVVYPYQLDHMGHMNVQWYTEKFDEANWHLFSLVGLTSAYFREHNRGMAAVQQTTKYQAEALAGDLLFCRSGLTDIHEKTLYILHEMYNAETQKLLATTELICAHLDREARHACPFPPTIKETAAPLLIKE, encoded by the coding sequence ATGATCGAGACCTATCGAGGCGTCGTCTATCCCTATCAACTGGACCACATGGGGCACATGAATGTGCAGTGGTACACGGAGAAATTTGATGAGGCCAACTGGCATCTGTTCTCTCTTGTCGGGCTAACTTCAGCATACTTCAGAGAGCATAATCGGGGCATGGCAGCGGTACAGCAAACCACGAAATACCAAGCGGAAGCTTTGGCTGGAGATCTCCTTTTTTGCAGGTCCGGGCTGACGGATATTCATGAGAAGACGCTCTATATCCTGCATGAAATGTATAACGCGGAAACGCAAAAACTACTTGCAACGACGGAGCTGATTTGCGCTCATTTGGATCGGGAGGCTCGTCACGCCTGCCCATTTCCTCCAACCATCAAAGAGACTGCTGCGCCTCTGCTCATCAAGGAATGA
- a CDS encoding helix-turn-helix domain-containing protein: MPSLPLPFFTALFLCFILLRLVAGYGRKLPPMLLVTICLYALQSVLLGIKWGMGGLPSWSTAGLALLLPPATWLSFLQLTNRFSQKAIGWTAGATAASFGVLVVAPNFNIPSLIDLTSVAVYLGYGALFFRSATVKQWEWTSHLPLDQMFPTRQAQLIAGAVFSTSALVDLAVTSDFALNRGSHAATIVGTANLVMLVALITLVVLMSRKPSVSQHPGTQVEAEKVSATPELVELVDALDQLMRSENLYRDENLSLDKLARKLRVPARQISTAVNTVREINLPQYTNGFRVAEACHLLETTDTPITAIIYEVGFTTKSNFNREFQRVTGKSPSAWRKESRTSDITEPA, from the coding sequence GTGCCGAGCTTACCCCTTCCCTTTTTCACCGCACTGTTTCTGTGCTTCATCCTGCTACGCCTTGTTGCCGGATATGGACGCAAACTGCCGCCGATGCTTTTGGTGACGATCTGCCTCTATGCTCTGCAATCCGTTCTGCTTGGCATCAAGTGGGGCATGGGTGGATTGCCATCATGGTCAACTGCTGGTCTAGCACTTCTCCTCCCACCAGCAACCTGGCTTTCCTTTCTGCAACTCACCAACCGGTTTTCTCAAAAGGCCATTGGCTGGACAGCCGGTGCGACGGCAGCTTCCTTTGGCGTTCTTGTAGTAGCACCCAACTTCAACATTCCCAGTCTGATCGACCTGACCAGCGTTGCGGTCTATCTCGGATACGGTGCGCTCTTCTTCCGGTCGGCAACCGTAAAGCAGTGGGAGTGGACCAGCCATCTGCCACTCGATCAGATGTTCCCGACACGCCAAGCCCAACTCATCGCCGGTGCTGTGTTTTCAACCTCAGCTCTTGTCGATCTGGCCGTCACCTCTGACTTCGCCTTGAACCGAGGTAGCCATGCTGCGACCATTGTGGGCACGGCAAACCTTGTCATGCTGGTTGCACTGATCACACTCGTTGTTCTGATGAGCCGTAAGCCATCCGTCTCGCAGCACCCCGGAACACAGGTTGAAGCAGAAAAGGTCTCGGCCACACCGGAGCTAGTTGAACTGGTGGACGCACTGGACCAACTGATGCGGAGTGAAAATCTCTATCGCGATGAGAACCTGTCTCTCGATAAGTTAGCTCGGAAACTACGTGTTCCGGCTCGGCAGATTTCGACAGCTGTCAACACAGTGCGGGAGATCAACCTGCCTCAATACACTAACGGGTTTCGCGTGGCAGAGGCCTGTCATCTTCTGGAGACGACAGACACTCCGATCACCGCGATCATTTATGAAGTTGGCTTCACCACCAAGTCCAACTTCAATCGTGAGTTCCAACGCGTGACTGGAAAGAGCCCAAGCGCCTGGAGGAAAGAGAGCCGGACTTCCGACATCACTGAGCCTGCCTAA
- a CDS encoding plasma-membrane proton-efflux P-type ATPase, with protein MAEQDKPNLDDEFKRLESSPEGLTGSTASNRLKQYGPNALEEKKTSKLVQLLLTFWGPIPWLIEIAAILSAIIEHWADFTIILFMLVLNSGIEFVQSSKAADALAALKSSMALKARVKRDGKWADIPATDIVPGDIINLENGDIIPADCILEGGPYLAVDQAALTGESLPVDKQVGDVAYSGSIIKQGTMQALVTATGGNTFFGNTAKLVQSAGNISHFQKSVLGIGKFLILGTALLAALIIIKQLYLQQSILDIIELVLVLVIASIPVAMPAVLSVTMALGALTLSKKKAIVSHLQAIEELAGVNVLCSDKTGTLTKNELTLGEPVLFDAASEKELVVMAALASSTIEKDVIDHLIVSKAERGILELYKQNTFTPFDPVSKRTEAGISGPRGAFKVIKGAPQVVIDLCANAPEEKAAASKTVHEFAAKGLRALGIAKTNQQHELRLLGILSLYDPPRDDSKAVIEETQNAGITVKMVTGDDVAIGREIAGQLGLGTSLKSASQVFSENKDMDNLPANIHEEIVNADGFARVFPEHKYGIVKALQQSGDYVAMTGDGVNDAPALKQADVGIAVSGATDAARSAADLILTLPGLSVITDAVIEARKIFARMISYVDYRVAMTINLMVFVSASVLLLEEVPLTAIMIVMLALLDDIPIITIAYDNTEAAPAPMEWQLGNMLRTATVLGLISVVENFILMMATRHWLDVPAAELQSVMFLQLVVAGHLLLFVCRHDHWFWQAPRPSAKLLMAIITTQLLAVVICRSGFLVPAISWELIGIVWAQAILWMFVLNVARKLCR; from the coding sequence ATGGCTGAACAGGATAAGCCCAATCTTGATGATGAGTTCAAACGCCTGGAAAGCTCGCCTGAAGGGCTGACTGGTTCCACCGCATCCAACAGGCTGAAGCAATACGGCCCCAATGCGCTGGAAGAGAAGAAAACCAGCAAGCTAGTCCAGCTGCTGCTAACGTTCTGGGGGCCAATCCCGTGGCTCATCGAAATCGCAGCGATTCTTTCCGCAATCATTGAGCACTGGGCAGACTTCACCATCATCCTGTTCATGCTGGTTCTGAACTCCGGTATCGAGTTCGTTCAAAGCAGCAAAGCTGCCGATGCACTTGCAGCGCTGAAATCCTCCATGGCACTGAAAGCCCGTGTGAAACGAGATGGGAAGTGGGCCGACATTCCCGCAACCGACATTGTGCCCGGTGACATCATCAATCTGGAAAACGGAGACATCATTCCTGCTGACTGCATTTTGGAGGGTGGGCCGTACCTTGCTGTCGATCAGGCAGCCCTTACAGGCGAGTCTCTTCCAGTCGATAAGCAAGTGGGGGATGTGGCGTATTCCGGTTCCATCATCAAACAAGGCACGATGCAGGCTCTGGTAACTGCGACCGGGGGCAATACATTCTTTGGCAACACAGCCAAGCTCGTTCAGTCTGCCGGCAACATTTCACATTTCCAGAAAAGTGTTCTGGGTATCGGCAAGTTCCTTATTCTGGGTACGGCTTTGCTTGCTGCACTCATCATCATCAAACAGCTCTACCTTCAACAAAGCATCCTCGACATCATCGAGTTGGTGCTCGTACTGGTCATCGCCTCAATCCCCGTCGCCATGCCAGCCGTGCTCTCTGTCACCATGGCCCTTGGTGCACTCACTCTTTCCAAAAAGAAAGCCATCGTCTCTCATCTGCAGGCCATCGAAGAACTCGCAGGCGTGAATGTGCTGTGCTCAGACAAAACGGGGACACTCACCAAGAACGAACTCACTTTAGGCGAACCAGTTCTGTTTGACGCTGCGAGTGAGAAAGAGCTGGTGGTGATGGCCGCTCTTGCTTCCAGCACAATCGAGAAGGACGTCATCGACCATCTGATTGTCAGCAAGGCAGAGCGGGGCATTCTAGAACTCTATAAGCAGAACACCTTCACGCCGTTTGACCCTGTCAGCAAGAGAACCGAGGCAGGTATCTCCGGCCCACGCGGCGCATTCAAAGTGATCAAAGGCGCTCCGCAGGTGGTGATCGATCTCTGTGCCAACGCCCCTGAAGAAAAGGCCGCAGCCAGCAAGACCGTGCATGAGTTTGCAGCGAAGGGACTTCGCGCCCTCGGCATCGCCAAAACCAACCAGCAACACGAACTGCGACTGCTGGGCATTCTCTCACTCTACGATCCGCCACGCGATGACTCCAAAGCGGTGATTGAAGAAACCCAGAATGCGGGCATCACCGTGAAGATGGTGACAGGTGATGATGTTGCCATCGGCAGGGAGATTGCAGGACAGTTGGGTCTGGGCACGTCACTGAAAAGCGCAAGCCAGGTCTTTTCCGAAAACAAGGACATGGACAATCTGCCCGCCAACATCCACGAGGAGATCGTCAACGCAGACGGCTTTGCCCGTGTCTTCCCCGAACACAAATACGGCATCGTAAAAGCGCTCCAACAATCCGGCGATTACGTTGCCATGACAGGAGACGGTGTGAACGATGCTCCCGCTTTGAAGCAGGCCGATGTGGGTATTGCCGTTTCAGGCGCAACAGATGCTGCCCGTTCCGCAGCTGATCTGATCCTCACGCTGCCAGGTCTCTCCGTCATCACAGATGCGGTGATCGAAGCACGGAAGATCTTCGCGCGCATGATCAGCTACGTGGACTACCGCGTGGCGATGACCATCAACCTGATGGTGTTTGTCTCCGCCAGCGTGCTGCTGCTGGAAGAGGTGCCTTTGACAGCCATCATGATTGTCATGCTGGCACTCCTTGATGACATCCCGATCATCACCATTGCCTACGATAACACCGAGGCCGCGCCTGCGCCTATGGAGTGGCAACTCGGAAACATGCTGAGAACGGCAACTGTGCTCGGGCTCATATCCGTTGTCGAGAACTTCATCCTCATGATGGCGACACGACATTGGCTAGATGTACCAGCCGCAGAACTACAGAGCGTCATGTTCCTGCAGTTGGTCGTGGCGGGACATTTGCTCTTGTTCGTCTGCAGACATGATCACTGGTTCTGGCAGGCACCTCGACCCTCCGCCAAATTGCTCATGGCAATTATCACCACGCAGTTGCTCGCAGTTGTCATCTGTCGATCGGGCTTCCTTGTTCCAGCGATCAGTTGGGAGTTGATCGGAATTGTCTGGGCTCAGGCGATCCTCTGGATGTTCGTTTTGAACGTTGCCAGAAAGCTCTGCCGCTAA
- a CDS encoding NADPH:quinone oxidoreductase family protein has translation MRAVVCSEYGPPEALRVEDVERKEPKKGQVRIAVQAAGVNFPDTLVIAGKYQIKPPMPFVPGGEVAGRIEAVGEGVTGFAPGDLVMALLLQQGGYAEEVVVDASAVMKRPETMSAQVAAGFTMTYGTSLHALKQRAQLQPGETLLVLGAGGGVGLTAVEIGKIMGAKVIAAASSAEKLEAARKAGADELINYSTQDLRERLKEIVGKAGVDVVYDPVGGDLFEQALRSTAWNGRALVVGFAAGDIPSIPTNLPLLKGCSVMGVFWGAFRMREPRNDQNNFSELFKWLQEGKLNPTVSRSYSLEEAPQALRDLMERRVVGKVVLETGRT, from the coding sequence ATGCGTGCTGTTGTCTGTTCGGAATACGGGCCACCGGAAGCGTTGCGGGTTGAAGATGTTGAACGCAAAGAGCCAAAGAAAGGACAAGTGCGGATCGCAGTGCAAGCTGCAGGCGTCAACTTTCCGGATACATTGGTGATTGCAGGTAAGTATCAGATCAAGCCACCAATGCCATTCGTGCCAGGCGGAGAGGTCGCCGGCAGAATTGAAGCCGTTGGCGAAGGTGTTACGGGTTTCGCGCCCGGTGACCTCGTTATGGCGCTTCTGCTGCAGCAGGGCGGATATGCCGAAGAGGTCGTGGTGGATGCATCTGCCGTGATGAAGCGGCCTGAAACTATGTCCGCCCAAGTCGCAGCTGGTTTTACGATGACATACGGGACGTCCTTGCACGCTCTGAAGCAACGGGCACAGTTGCAGCCGGGGGAGACGTTACTTGTTCTCGGCGCGGGCGGTGGTGTTGGGCTGACGGCGGTTGAGATTGGCAAGATTATGGGCGCCAAAGTGATCGCGGCAGCCAGTTCTGCTGAAAAGCTGGAAGCGGCGCGCAAAGCTGGGGCGGATGAGCTGATCAACTACTCCACGCAGGATCTGAGGGAGCGCCTGAAAGAGATTGTCGGCAAGGCAGGCGTTGATGTGGTTTATGATCCGGTCGGTGGTGATCTCTTTGAACAGGCGCTGAGATCAACAGCGTGGAACGGTCGCGCATTGGTTGTTGGCTTTGCTGCTGGCGATATCCCCTCTATCCCGACCAATCTGCCTTTGCTCAAAGGGTGCTCGGTCATGGGTGTGTTCTGGGGTGCGTTCCGCATGAGGGAGCCAAGGAACGACCAGAACAACTTCTCAGAGCTGTTTAAATGGCTGCAGGAGGGTAAACTCAATCCAACTGTTAGTAGGAGCTATTCGCTTGAAGAAGCGCCTCAGGCGCTTCGAGACTTGATGGAAAGGCGCGTGGTTGGCAAAGTTGTTCTGGAAACGGGGAGGACTTGA
- a CDS encoding SDR family NAD(P)-dependent oxidoreductase, with protein MQPRFAGETALITGAGSGIGRATAIRLAEEGAAVALVDRNEEGLDETASLLPEGCRARIYIVDVADEEAVESCVEAVENTFGGINILCNNAGVICEGSWGGSHEDFGDWLKVYEVNVLGAMLFTKYTREQLKASGRGSIVNTASVAGIRAGAGGNAYSASKAALINFTMTSACDFGEHGVRVNAVCPGLIETGMTKPVFDHARSVGKEDKLGSRAELRRHGDPAEVAATIAFLASKDASFITGQALAVDGGNTSSLNMPGMKI; from the coding sequence ATGCAACCCAGATTTGCAGGAGAAACAGCGCTGATCACAGGGGCAGGCAGTGGCATTGGCCGTGCGACCGCTATTCGGCTGGCCGAGGAAGGTGCTGCTGTTGCATTAGTGGACCGTAACGAGGAAGGGCTGGACGAAACCGCCTCACTGCTTCCTGAAGGCTGCCGGGCGCGCATTTACATCGTGGACGTGGCTGATGAAGAGGCCGTCGAAAGCTGTGTTGAGGCCGTTGAGAATACCTTTGGCGGCATCAACATTCTTTGCAACAATGCTGGCGTTATCTGCGAAGGCTCGTGGGGTGGCAGTCATGAAGACTTTGGCGACTGGCTCAAGGTTTACGAAGTGAATGTGCTGGGAGCCATGCTATTTACCAAGTACACCCGCGAACAGCTTAAAGCTTCCGGGCGCGGTTCTATTGTGAATACTGCTTCGGTTGCGGGGATTCGGGCTGGGGCGGGCGGAAATGCCTATAGCGCATCCAAAGCGGCGCTCATCAATTTCACGATGACGTCAGCCTGTGACTTCGGTGAGCATGGGGTTCGCGTGAATGCTGTTTGCCCCGGTCTCATCGAAACTGGAATGACAAAGCCGGTGTTTGATCATGCCCGCAGTGTGGGCAAAGAGGACAAGCTTGGCTCACGAGCAGAGCTGCGTCGACACGGCGATCCTGCTGAAGTTGCAGCTACAATCGCATTTCTTGCCAGTAAGGATGCCAGCTTCATTACGGGGCAGGCATTGGCCGTGGATGGAGGTAACACATCCTCTCTCAACATGCCTGGAATGAAGATTTGA
- a CDS encoding acyl-CoA dehydrogenase family protein, with the protein MELFSSEETLLKESAAGFMSENAPVQALRDLRDQKEALGFNQELHKTLAEMGWFGMLLPEEAGGYDFGHRAAGLVAEEMGRNLTASPFLSTAVLSAIALRQAGGEHLSEWGPKIAAGEAVMALAIDEGAKHNPSRIKATAEPDGNGFILNARKRAVFDGYNADRLIVVAKSGDETGLFLVDPSAAEVEVERNAMLDSRNAANIQITNLHLDGKDLLCPLDKGAEVLEATLRSGRAISASEQLGVAREVAERTTAYLNERKQFGVPIGMFQALQHRMADLYCQIEETASLISAALRSIDTTSDSIEELTRAAKAKVAKVSRLATEEAVQMHGGIGMTDEVDVGLFMKRDRVLTEMLGDSAHHIDFLLKRRGL; encoded by the coding sequence ATGGAACTTTTCAGCTCTGAAGAAACCCTTTTGAAGGAATCCGCCGCGGGCTTCATGTCAGAAAACGCCCCAGTGCAGGCGCTGCGCGATCTGCGTGACCAGAAAGAAGCCCTCGGCTTCAATCAGGAGCTCCACAAAACTCTCGCCGAGATGGGGTGGTTCGGCATGCTTCTGCCGGAAGAGGCAGGCGGCTATGATTTCGGTCACCGCGCAGCTGGGCTTGTGGCGGAGGAAATGGGCCGTAACCTGACAGCTTCTCCATTCCTCTCCACCGCTGTTTTGAGCGCAATTGCACTGCGTCAGGCTGGGGGTGAGCATTTGAGCGAATGGGGGCCAAAGATCGCGGCTGGCGAAGCTGTCATGGCTCTGGCAATTGATGAAGGCGCAAAACACAATCCTTCCCGCATCAAGGCAACAGCAGAACCAGATGGGAACGGCTTCATCCTCAACGCCAGAAAACGCGCAGTGTTTGACGGATACAATGCAGATCGTCTGATCGTAGTTGCAAAGAGCGGAGATGAGACCGGCCTCTTCCTCGTCGATCCAAGTGCCGCTGAAGTAGAAGTTGAACGCAATGCCATGCTGGACAGCCGCAATGCGGCGAACATCCAGATCACCAATCTGCATCTGGACGGCAAAGATCTACTTTGCCCGCTCGACAAAGGCGCTGAAGTGCTGGAAGCCACGCTCCGGTCTGGGCGCGCAATCTCTGCCTCAGAACAACTTGGAGTTGCTAGAGAAGTTGCAGAGCGCACAACAGCCTATCTGAATGAGCGCAAGCAATTTGGTGTTCCAATTGGCATGTTTCAGGCACTTCAGCACAGAATGGCCGACCTTTACTGCCAGATCGAAGAAACAGCATCTCTCATCTCTGCCGCGCTTAGATCCATTGACACAACCTCAGATAGCATTGAAGAGCTCACTCGAGCAGCAAAAGCCAAGGTTGCTAAGGTTTCTCGACTAGCGACAGAAGAAGCGGTGCAGATGCATGGTGGAATCGGTATGACCGATGAAGTTGATGTCGGATTGTTTATGAAACGCGACCGAGTGTTAACAGAGATGCTCGGTGACAGCGCTCACCATATAGACTTTCTGCTAAAAAGACGGGGTCTTTAA